In Arachis hypogaea cultivar Tifrunner chromosome 2, arahy.Tifrunner.gnm2.J5K5, whole genome shotgun sequence, a genomic segment contains:
- the LOC140177844 gene encoding uncharacterized protein, protein MGVPDEVKKDMFDIVVGLQKNLVKKTREFEEKIQSKDEGVEEEGDALVGEKRKGKEIQTPASLFKKRGVSTQTTINSIFKKGLREEACDEIASFIYNNAIPFNVARSEEYYNMFEKVARHGLGFKPPSYDELRGKLLKKKVELTKLTLEEHKAEWKKTGCTIMTDGWTDKRRRTILNFLVNSPKGTVFLKSINASDICKTAEKIFKMIDEVVEEVGEENVVQVVTDNAANYKKAGQMLMEKRKNLYWTPCAAHCIDLMLEDFEKKLDLHKDTIAKGRKLTTYIYSRTSLISLLQQHTKGRDLVRPGMTRFATSYLTLGSLNEKKNPIIRMFISDEWKESKCSKTRDGKNIENIVLDKTFWGNIIHCLRGAYPLLHVLRIVDSEGKAAMGYMYSEIDRAKEKIKDAFQSVELR, encoded by the coding sequence ATGGGTGTTCCTGATGAGGTTAAAAAGGAtatgtttgatattgttgttggtttgcaaaaaaatttagttaagaagacaagagaatttgaagaaaagatacaaagtaaagatgaaggagtagaagaagaaggggatgCCTTAGTTGGTgagaagagaaagggaaaagaaataCAGACACCAGCAAGTCTCTTTAAGAAAAGGGGTGTGAGCACTCAAACAACAATCAACTCAATTTTTAAGAAGGGCTTAAGGGAAGAGGCGTGTGATGAAATTGCTTCGTTCATCTACAATAATGCTATTCCTTTTAATGTTGCAAGGTCTGAAGAATactataacatgtttgaaaaggTTGCCCGCCATGGATTAGGATTTAAGCCACCTTCTTATGATGAGTTAAGAggaaaattattgaagaagaaggtaGAGTTAACCAAACTAACATTAGAAGAACATAAAGCTGAATGGAAGAAAACTGGTTGCACTATTATGACAGATGGTTGGACGGATAAAAGAAGGAGAACTATTCTCAACTTTCTTGTGAATAGTCCTAAGGGAACTGTTTTCTTGAAATCCATTAATGCTTCTGATATATGCAAAACAGCTGAAAAGATATTCAAGATGATTGATGAAGTTGTAGAGGAAGTGGGAGAAGAGAATGTGGTTCAAGTTGTAACTGATAATGCAGCTAACTACAAAAAGGCAGGACAAATGTTGATGGAAAAGAGAAAGAATCTTTATTGGACTCCTTGTGCCGCTCATTGCATTGATTTGATGCTTGAAGATTTTGAGAAGAAGCTAGATCTTCACAAAGACACCATTGCCAAAGGAAGAAAGCTAACTACTTACATATATTCTAGGACTTCTCTAATTTCTCTTTTACAACAGCACACCAAAGGAAGAGATTTGGTGAGACCAGGTATGACGCGATTTGCTACGTCCTACCTTACTTTGGGTAGTCTTAATGAGAAGAAGAATCCAATAATTAGAATGTTCATCTCGGATGAATGGAAGGAAAGCAAGTGCTCAAAGACAAGAGATGGGAAAAACATTGAAAATATTGTTTTGGATAAAACATTTTGGGGAAACATTATCCATTGCTTGAGAGGTGCTTATCCTCTTCTTCATGTGCTTCGTATAGTGGATTCAGAGGGTAAGGCAGCTATGGGATATATGTATTCTGAAATTGATCGTGCTAAAGAAAAGATTAAAGATGCTTTTCAAAGTGTTGAACTAAGGTAA